A part of Actinomycetota bacterium genomic DNA contains:
- a CDS encoding rubrerythrin family protein, with protein sequence MPSIKGTRTEQNLLKAFAGESQARNRYTYFASVAKKEGYEQISAIFLETAENEREHAKVFFKFLEGGEVEITATYPAGRIATTLDNLLAAADGEKMEWDTIYPDFAAIADEEGFPEVATAFREIAEVEAHHEMRYRKLRANIESGAVFKRAGTVRWKCRNCGYVHEGPEAPDCCPACKHPQAHYELFVETY encoded by the coding sequence ATGCCGAGCATCAAGGGGACCCGCACGGAGCAGAACCTGCTCAAGGCGTTCGCCGGCGAGAGCCAGGCGCGCAACCGCTACACCTACTTCGCGTCCGTGGCCAAGAAGGAAGGCTACGAGCAGATCTCCGCGATCTTCCTCGAGACCGCCGAGAACGAGCGCGAGCACGCGAAGGTGTTCTTCAAGTTCCTCGAGGGCGGCGAGGTCGAGATCACCGCGACCTATCCGGCCGGCCGTATCGCCACCACACTCGACAACCTTCTTGCGGCCGCCGACGGCGAGAAGATGGAGTGGGACACGATCTACCCGGACTTCGCGGCCATCGCCGACGAGGAGGGCTTCCCCGAGGTCGCGACCGCCTTCCGTGAGATCGCCGAGGTCGAGGCGCACCACGAGATGCGCTACCGCAAGCTGCGCGCGAACATCGAGAGCGGCGCGGTGTTCAAGCGCGCCGGCACGGTGCGCTGGAAGTGCCGCAACTGCGGCTACGTACACGAGGGCCCGGAGGCGCCGGACTGCTGCCCGGCCTGCAAGCACCCGCAGGCGCACTACGAGCTGTTCGTCGAGACGTACTAG